From a single Granulicella aggregans genomic region:
- a CDS encoding DUF4129 domain-containing protein, with protein sequence MRRLLSHRFRIEVIFALCLAVSAGIAQTSSAQQPSAGTLEGYKAHLSLLSELVSACNQNPSVCDPAKVGGNDRVPARDGKAAFEVHWSWLWDLILKAKDPKLADREKLLRAAGERLQEQMREAGVEKSAPRVDFKNARSSADKVLAASEFRRVTGNGLRDRLVAKFFDWFSRIFGGVSTFARGAPWLGPVIMYGFLLLAFAGLVVWIFRILDRQRLAVRMEPGAAITHSQETSRSWAKLAEAAAASGEWREAVHALYWASISELEARRVWRANNVRTPREYLRLVSPDAPQYRPLRALTRSLERIWYGFAPAVREDYDAALAVYEELRSA encoded by the coding sequence ATGCGTCGCCTGCTCTCGCATCGTTTTCGGATCGAAGTGATCTTCGCGCTCTGCCTTGCGGTTTCGGCTGGCATCGCGCAGACATCGTCCGCGCAACAACCCTCTGCGGGCACCCTGGAAGGCTATAAGGCGCACCTGAGTTTGCTGAGCGAACTCGTCTCTGCCTGCAATCAGAACCCCTCTGTGTGCGACCCCGCCAAGGTAGGCGGCAACGACCGCGTTCCGGCACGCGATGGGAAAGCGGCGTTCGAGGTCCATTGGAGCTGGCTGTGGGACTTGATTCTCAAGGCCAAAGACCCGAAGCTCGCGGATCGCGAGAAGCTGCTTCGCGCGGCGGGGGAGCGGCTGCAAGAGCAGATGCGCGAGGCCGGAGTGGAGAAAAGCGCTCCACGGGTCGACTTCAAGAACGCCCGATCCAGCGCCGACAAGGTGCTCGCGGCCTCGGAGTTTCGCCGCGTCACTGGAAACGGTCTCCGCGACAGACTGGTCGCCAAGTTCTTCGACTGGTTCAGCCGCATCTTCGGTGGTGTCTCGACCTTCGCGCGTGGTGCCCCATGGCTCGGGCCGGTGATCATGTATGGATTTCTCCTGCTCGCGTTTGCCGGGCTTGTGGTGTGGATCTTTCGTATCCTGGATCGCCAGCGGCTCGCGGTGCGGATGGAGCCAGGAGCTGCCATCACCCACTCGCAGGAGACCTCAAGAAGCTGGGCAAAGCTGGCCGAAGCTGCCGCAGCCTCGGGCGAGTGGCGCGAGGCGGTACACGCCTTGTACTGGGCCAGCATCTCCGAACTGGAGGCCCGCCGAGTGTGGCGAGCCAACAACGTTCGCACGCCGCGCGAGTACCTGCGCCTCGTCTCTCCGGACGCGCCGCAGTATCGTCCCCTGCGCGCCCTTACGCGTTCGCTGGAGCGCATCTGGTACGGTTTCGCACCGGCGGTCCGCGAGGACTATGACGCCGCTCTTGCGGTCTACGAAGAACTGAGGTCCGCTTGA
- a CDS encoding DUF4350 domain-containing protein, with protein MATANQQHSDVRIGRTERRFVLILAGSMLAAILLVSFFAPSAEDDDLTPSSYNSGSAGVKAAYLLLPQLGYTAERWTDTTQALADVDAPHTTLVLANPVVPPEDVSEVKSAIEEFLNRGGRVLATGVQGAYLIPGGATAEPEQINKGLCLTTPEGQGLMALAGQVSMEDPVRWQDDNVTTRVQQRCGSDAVAVEVHVGLGKAVWWSSPLPMTNRGLKEDASLKLLLASIGAPGQRVLFDESLHAGEASVWDQARGLPIRSLVVQSALVAVLLVLSFGRRNGPVRPLLQAVRSSPLEFAESMGHLYAKAGATKVAVDGANRRLLRYLNERCGLPLDLLRRSPQEIADATHTRLGGDWSAMAEHLSQAMEDRDKSLSSKTALALVKALDSDLESLKKRLEFKQT; from the coding sequence GTGGCGACGGCGAACCAGCAGCACTCCGATGTTCGCATCGGCCGGACCGAGAGGCGGTTTGTCCTTATTCTCGCGGGGTCGATGCTGGCGGCGATCCTTCTCGTCAGCTTCTTCGCGCCCTCGGCTGAAGATGACGATCTGACGCCCTCCTCGTATAACAGCGGATCAGCCGGGGTGAAGGCTGCCTATCTGCTCTTGCCGCAGCTTGGATACACGGCCGAGCGATGGACGGACACGACGCAGGCGCTCGCCGATGTCGACGCTCCCCATACCACTCTCGTACTCGCGAATCCGGTCGTTCCGCCCGAAGACGTGAGCGAGGTGAAGAGTGCCATCGAGGAGTTCCTGAATCGCGGCGGCCGGGTCCTCGCCACAGGTGTGCAGGGCGCGTACCTGATTCCTGGCGGCGCCACTGCGGAGCCTGAGCAGATCAATAAAGGTCTCTGCCTCACGACTCCTGAAGGCCAGGGTTTGATGGCTCTCGCTGGCCAGGTGTCGATGGAGGACCCAGTTCGATGGCAGGACGATAACGTCACCACCCGAGTTCAGCAACGATGCGGATCGGACGCGGTCGCGGTGGAGGTACACGTCGGCCTTGGCAAGGCCGTCTGGTGGAGTAGTCCACTGCCCATGACCAATCGGGGCTTGAAAGAAGATGCGAGCCTCAAGTTGCTGCTCGCCAGCATTGGAGCGCCCGGACAGCGCGTTCTCTTCGATGAGTCTTTGCATGCCGGCGAAGCTTCGGTGTGGGACCAGGCGCGTGGCCTGCCCATTCGTTCGCTGGTCGTCCAGTCGGCGCTCGTGGCAGTTCTGCTGGTCCTGAGCTTCGGTCGCAGGAATGGCCCGGTGCGCCCGCTCCTCCAGGCTGTCCGCAGCTCGCCGCTTGAGTTCGCCGAGTCAATGGGCCATCTTTATGCCAAGGCGGGTGCCACCAAGGTTGCGGTCGATGGCGCAAACCGCCGTCTTCTTCGCTATTTGAATGAGCGTTGCGGTCTTCCGCTCGATCTCTTGCGCCGATCGCCGCAGGAGATTGCCGATGCGACGCACACCAGGCTTGGCGGCGATTGGTCGGCGATGGCGGAGCATCTCTCCCAGGCCATGGAAGACCGCGACAAATCCTTGTCGTCGAAGACCGCGCTTGCCCTGGTGAAGGCGCTGGACAGCGACCTCGAATCGCTCAAGAAGAGACTCGAATTCAAGCAAACATGA
- a CDS encoding AAA family ATPase — protein MSEFQQGGVKAAEQLFEQGRQQIGQVIAGQHEMVDQALLTLLCGGHALLEGVPGVAKTLAVKTLSRFLGLDFKRVQGTPDMMPADILGTSVFSPKTNEFSLHKGPVFTQFLLADEINRMPPRTQAALLESMEERQVTMDGEAHPLDEYFTVFATQNPLEFEGTYPLPEAQLDRFLLKIRVPYPTLAEERMVLERHHGSVAPKDLELTPIVAVDSAMLAEARREIRAVRVEPELFDYVLALVRRTREWPTITLGASPRASASLLLVAKALAAKEGRDFLIPDDVKDAARPVLRHRLVLRPEAELEGFDTDRVVADLLAATPVPK, from the coding sequence GTGAGTGAGTTTCAGCAAGGCGGAGTGAAGGCGGCGGAACAGCTCTTCGAGCAAGGGAGGCAACAGATTGGGCAGGTCATCGCCGGGCAGCATGAGATGGTCGATCAGGCGCTGCTGACACTGCTTTGCGGCGGCCACGCTCTACTCGAAGGCGTGCCTGGGGTAGCTAAGACGCTTGCGGTCAAGACGCTCTCGCGCTTCCTGGGGCTCGACTTCAAGCGCGTCCAGGGAACGCCCGACATGATGCCCGCCGACATCCTGGGTACGTCTGTCTTCTCGCCTAAGACCAACGAGTTCTCTCTTCATAAGGGCCCCGTCTTTACGCAGTTTTTGCTTGCCGACGAGATCAACCGGATGCCTCCGCGAACGCAAGCGGCGCTGCTCGAAAGCATGGAAGAGCGGCAGGTCACGATGGACGGCGAGGCGCATCCGCTGGACGAGTACTTCACCGTCTTTGCGACACAGAACCCGCTGGAGTTCGAAGGAACGTATCCTCTGCCCGAGGCGCAGCTCGACCGGTTCCTGCTGAAGATCCGCGTCCCTTATCCCACCCTTGCCGAGGAGCGCATGGTGCTGGAGCGCCACCATGGCAGCGTCGCGCCAAAAGACCTCGAACTGACGCCAATTGTGGCCGTCGATTCCGCCATGCTTGCGGAGGCGCGTCGCGAGATTCGCGCAGTCCGCGTCGAGCCGGAGCTCTTCGACTACGTCCTGGCGTTGGTCCGCCGGACGCGCGAATGGCCGACTATAACGCTGGGTGCATCGCCACGCGCATCGGCGAGTCTGCTGCTTGTGGCCAAGGCTCTTGCTGCAAAAGAGGGCCGCGACTTTCTTATCCCCGACGACGTAAAAGATGCCGCGCGGCCTGTCCTGCGCCATCGCCTCGTGCTGCGCCCGGAGGCCGAGCTTGAGGGCTTCGACACCGACCGCGTCGTCGCCGACCTTCTCGCCGCTACGCCGGTACCGAAGTAG
- a CDS encoding DUF58 domain-containing protein, with the protein MQTLIPQQISATGRTFGRMGRVVGYGITARGLSLLLAGLLFSVPEFFHPHRLWIMLAWDGVVALLILVDAMLLVTPAKINIIRRFLHSPAIGQPVEIEYEISQLSNGIVTITVTDDLHPALIEMPRPVTLTAFPREAAKASLTVSPRERGDVELGKIYLRYKGALGLVERWAVCDCEQEIRIFPASEQGTSNTELYLMRARQIDLQKRRLRLRGIGREFESLRDYQRGDELRNISWTATARRAKLITRQFTTERSQQVWVVIDAGRLSRTAFELKHAASDPGQQDLIVTQLDQAATAALMLAQVIGSSGDKFALLTYGRAIQQQLLPGNGAPHLRIMVDLLSQTKSERSEANHLNAVSRLKNLQRRRGLVLWVTEMADSVGRPEVVTAASELVRHHLVVLVLLQHPELEALSTREPANAEEMFASTAAQEILERRRASIVKLRQQGVLVVETTPGEVGAAAITKYLEIKAQGLI; encoded by the coding sequence ATGCAGACGCTTATTCCGCAGCAGATCTCGGCGACTGGCCGGACGTTCGGCCGCATGGGCCGCGTCGTGGGCTATGGCATCACCGCCCGGGGCCTGTCGCTCCTGCTCGCGGGGCTGCTGTTCTCCGTGCCGGAGTTCTTTCACCCGCACAGGTTGTGGATCATGCTTGCCTGGGATGGAGTGGTTGCGCTGCTGATCCTTGTCGATGCGATGCTTCTCGTCACGCCTGCGAAGATCAACATCATTCGCAGGTTCCTGCACTCGCCGGCGATCGGCCAGCCGGTGGAGATTGAGTATGAGATCAGCCAGCTCTCGAACGGAATTGTAACGATCACAGTTACAGATGATCTGCACCCCGCCCTCATCGAGATGCCCAGACCGGTGACGCTGACCGCCTTTCCTCGCGAAGCGGCCAAGGCGTCGCTTACCGTCTCTCCACGAGAACGCGGCGATGTCGAGCTCGGCAAGATCTATCTGCGCTACAAAGGCGCGCTGGGCCTGGTCGAGCGATGGGCGGTCTGCGACTGCGAGCAAGAGATCCGCATCTTTCCCGCGTCGGAGCAAGGCACCTCCAACACCGAACTCTATCTCATGCGCGCGCGGCAGATAGACCTGCAGAAGCGCCGCCTGCGTCTGCGCGGCATTGGACGCGAGTTCGAGAGCCTGCGTGACTATCAGCGTGGCGATGAGTTGAGAAACATCTCATGGACCGCGACGGCGCGGCGGGCCAAGCTAATTACGCGCCAGTTCACGACCGAGCGCAGCCAGCAGGTTTGGGTTGTCATCGATGCGGGACGACTCTCGCGAACCGCATTTGAGTTGAAGCACGCGGCATCCGATCCCGGCCAGCAAGACCTCATCGTCACGCAGCTCGACCAGGCCGCCACCGCCGCGCTCATGTTGGCGCAGGTCATCGGAAGCTCAGGTGATAAGTTTGCCTTGCTCACCTACGGCCGCGCCATCCAGCAGCAACTTCTGCCGGGAAACGGCGCACCCCATCTGCGCATCATGGTCGACCTGCTCTCGCAGACGAAGAGCGAGCGTTCGGAGGCGAATCACTTGAACGCGGTCTCGCGCCTTAAGAACCTGCAGCGCCGCAGAGGTCTCGTTCTCTGGGTCACGGAGATGGCGGACAGCGTTGGCCGTCCGGAGGTCGTTACGGCGGCCTCCGAGCTCGTCCGTCACCATCTCGTGGTGCTTGTGCTGCTCCAGCATCCGGAACTGGAAGCACTCAGCACACGCGAGCCTGCGAATGCCGAAGAGATGTTTGCATCAACCGCAGC